In Drosophila simulans strain w501 chromosome X, Prin_Dsim_3.1, whole genome shotgun sequence, one DNA window encodes the following:
- the LOC27208618 gene encoding uncharacterized protein LOC27208618, whose product MLHSSYNRAPRRKLIPNLFSNILQVIADADHPLTEPEIMEAVADRLDRSDEELKRQITVSLHDALIYGYLRVKNYRYSIVPSRLDPDEHRDHNEPSSSITAAPEHNRLQERISSGTSAAMDDNQGRDEELTPKSTQPLKRVNAEPQGQTN is encoded by the coding sequence ATGTTGCACAGCAGCTACAATCGGGCACCGCGCCGCAAACTCATTCCGAATTTGTTTAGCAACATTCTACAGGTGATCGCCGATGCCGACCATCCGCTCACCGAACCCGAGATCATGGAGGCGGTCGCCGATCGGTTGGATCGCAGCGACGAGGAGCTAAAGCGCCAGATCACAGTAAGCCTCCACGACGCCCTAATCTACGGCTATCTGCGAGTGAAGAACTATCGTTACTCGATTGTGCCCAGTCGCCTAGACCCGGACGAACATCGCGACCATAACGAGCCCAGTTCCTCCATTACCGCCGCCCCGGAACATAACCGCCTGCAGGAGAGGATCTCGAGTGGAACCAGTGCTGCCATGGATGACAACCAGGGGCGCGATGAAGAACTCACACCAAAAAGCACCCAACCACTAAAGAGGGTAAATGCTGAGCCGCAAGGGCAAACTAATTGA